CGCGAAGACGCTCAAGGCCCTGGCAAATCCTGATAGGATTAGAATCCTCAAGATGCTCTCCGAGAGGCCTATGGGCTTCAAGGAGATAAAAGAAGCCCTCGGCGTCGAGAGTCCAACGGTTTCCCATCATCTTAAACTCCTCACGAGAACCAGAATGGTTAGGAAAGGAGACAAGTACGAGATATCGCCGGATGGACGTTTGTTTTTGCGTTTGCTCGAGATAATCACCGCCCTTGGGGAGGTGGAAGAATGAGTTATCCCTTTGTAGATGAGAGCTCAAGGTTTAAGGTCGCCGATTACCTGAAGAAGCTCACCGCGGTTCTTTTGATAGTATGGCTCTTCAAAGGCCACCTTGGATTAGAGAACTACAACGAATACCTCGTTTACATGATAATCGCGCTGATATTCGCCTTCGAACT
The sequence above is a segment of the Thermococcus sp. genome. Coding sequences within it:
- a CDS encoding metalloregulator ArsR/SmtB family transcription factor, with protein sequence MENLRAQLEELKKRLEVLEESIDPVDEVMLSIKARLRKKLSDGELPELDEEKAAKTLKALANPDRIRILKMLSERPMGFKEIKEALGVESPTVSHHLKLLTRTRMVRKGDKYEISPDGRLFLRLLEIITALGEVEE